The following coding sequences are from one Scomber japonicus isolate fScoJap1 chromosome 3, fScoJap1.pri, whole genome shotgun sequence window:
- the mych gene encoding myelocytomatosis oncogene homolog, with product MLQSFAQSQEWLYTEPLLFDDEFCQSLMKDLQSLPTPPQSPPMKTGLGGSKPLSKEDQLSYVSDILLEDQDMQLNWNYDFFHSDNAEKEGESSQPCSPLEESSEDCLWQCLASDKTLEEKLVSTMLSSSPLLSDIDTSIFEGIASSTLDCQNLMDAQEPSEATSDYGSTGGELSTYSSSDSEEEIDVVTVVRCPSSPSPLSSLADRQQKQEEEQRALQRHFEIQLQHNYAAPCPASPPPSSASSSSSSSSSNKRSRGSDGSSRYHHSSRSSSSSSSSSRYHHHHHHSSRNSTETEDEEERRRTHNVMERQRRNELKNCFMRLRDNVPELSHNDKASKVVILKKARDCIYGLEEENHKLQSKRDKLRAKQEELKARLSQLRS from the exons ATGTTGCAAAGCTTCGCGCAGTCGCAGGAGTGGCTTTACACGGAGCCGCTGCTATTCGACGACGAGTTCTGCCAGAGTTTGATGAAGGACCTCCAGTCGCTGCCGACACCCCCACAGTCTCCCCCAATGAAGACTGGGCTGGGCGGCAGCAAGCCTCTGTCCAAGGAGGACCAGCTGAGCTACGTATCAGACATCCTGCTGGAGGACCAGGACATGCAGCTCAACTGGAACTACGACTTCTTCCACTCAGACAACGCAGAGAAAGAGGGCGAGTCCAGCCAGCCATGCTCCCCTCTGGAGGAGAGCAGCGAGGACTGTCTGTGGCAGTGCCTGGCATCGGACAAGACCCTGGAGGAGAAGCTGGTCTCCACCATGCTCAGCTCCAGCCCCCTGCTGTCCGACATCGACACCAGCATCTTCGAGGGGATCGCCAGCTCCACGCTAGACTGCCAAAATCTGATGGATGCTCAGGAGCCCAGTGAAGCCACATCAGACTATGGTTCAACCGGTGGAGAGCTGTCCACCTATTCATCCAGTGACTCTG AGGAAGAGATTGATGTTGTGACCGTGGTACGCTGCCCCTCCAGcccctctcctctgtcctcgtTGGCCGACCGTCAGCAGaagcaggaagaggagcagagggcTCTGCAGCGTCACTTCGAGATCCAGCTGCAACACAACTACGCCGCGCCTTGCCCCGCCTCGCCGCCACCTTCCTccgcctcttcttcctcatcctcgtCATCGTCCAACAAGCGCTCGAGAGGGAGCGACGGCTCCTCGCGCTACCACCACTCATCCCGcagctcttcttcttcgtcGTCCTCGTCGCggtaccaccaccaccaccaccactcgtCTCGGAACTCGACGGAGActgaggacgaggaggagaggcGGCGGACACACAATGTGATGGAGCGACAGAGGCGCAACGAGCTGAAGAACTGCTTCATGCGCCTGCGCGACAATGTGCCCGAGCTGTCGCACAACGACAAGGCGTCCAAGGTGGTGATCCTGAAGAAGGCCAGAGACTGCATCTACggcctggaggaggagaaccACAAGTTGCAATCCAAGAGAGACAAACTTAGAGCCAAACAGGAAGAGCTGAAAGCCAGGCTGTCGCAGCTCCGCAGCTAA